A window of Bradyrhizobium diazoefficiens genomic DNA:
CCTCGCCATTCAGTGAGAGGTCCGCCGTGAATTCAAGGTCCGCGCTTGCCTCGGAGCGAGCCTTGGGCGAAATTACAATAGCGGTAACGGCATCCTGCCTACCGCGCTGAGGATGAGGAGCAGAGTTTGGCGCCGACCCGCGTGATCCATCCGGCAGACGATGGTCGGGGCGAGCATTTCCGGATCCGCATCGAAGGGTTCGGAGTTGGCACCTGGGACCTCGATCTGCAGACGCGCGAACTTGAATGGTCGGAGATGGCCAAGCGGCTGTTTGGCCTCAAGCCGGACCAGACCGTTAGCTACGATCTATTTCTCACTCTGTTGGAGCCGGGCGATCGGGACCACCTCCTGACGGCGATCGGGCGCGCCTCGGAAGGCGGCGGGGGACTTGATCTGACCTTCAAGATCGGCGGCGCATCCGCCAACGGTCAATGGATCCGCGCCAGGGCCGGCGTGATCCGGGACGATTCGGGCGCGCCGCGTCATCTCAGCGGGATATTCCTCGACATCAACGAGGAAAAGCACCTCGAAGAGGCCCTGCGCTCCCAGGAGAATCATCTTCGCTCGATTCTCGAAACCGTGCCCGACGCCATGATCGTCATCGATTCCCGCGGTATCATGCAGCTCTTCAGCAGCGCCGCGGAACGGCTGTTCGGCTACAGCAGGCAGGAAGCCATCGGCCGGAACGTCAGCATCCTGATGCCGGAGCCCGATCAGTCGCGTCATGACGGCTATATCGCGCGCTATCTCAGGACGGATGATCCGCACATTATCGGCATAGGCCGGATCGTGACGGGGAAACGCCGTGACGGCACGACTTTCCCCATGCATCTGTCGGTCGGGCAGACGCAACGCGCGGGCGACCCCTATTTCACGGGCTTCGTCCGCGACCTCACCGAGCACCAGCAGACCCAGGCCCGGCTCCAGGAACTGCAATCCGAGCTCGTCCACGTCTCTCGGCTGACCGCGATGGGCGAAATGGCTTCTGCGCTCGCCCACGAGCTCAACCAGCCGCTGGCGGCGATCAGCAATTATATGAAGGGATCGCGGCGCCTCCTCGCCGGTAGCAGCGATCCCAACACGCCGAAGGTCGAAAGCGCGCTGGATCGCGCGGCGGAGCAGGCCTTGCGCGCCGGCCAGATCATCCGGCGCCTGCGCGACTTCGTCTCCCGGGGCGAGTCGGAGAAGCGGGTCGAGAGCCTGTCCAAGCTGATCGAGGAGGCGGGCGCGCTCGGGCTCGCCGGCGCGCGCGAGCAGAACGTGCAGCTCCGCTTCAGCCTCGATCCCGACGCCGACCTCGTCCTCGCCGACCGCGTGCAGATCCAGCAGGTGCTGGTCAATCTGTTCCGCAATGCGCTGGAGGCGATGGCGCAGTCGCCGCGCCGCGAGCTCGTCGTGGCCAACACCCGCGTCGCAGACGACATGATCGAGGTGGAGGTCTCCGATACCGGTTCAGGCTTCCGGGACGACGTCATTCCAAATCTGTTCCAGACCTTCTTCACCACCAAAGAGACCGGCATGGGCGTGGGACTCTCCATCAGCCGCTCGATCATCGAAGCTCACGGCGGTCGCATGTGGGCCGAGAGCAACGCAGCGGGTGGTGCGACATTCCGCTTCACCTTGCCGGCAAACGACGAGAGCTGATTCATGACGACCAAGGGACATGTCTACGTCATCGACGACGACGCAGCGATGCGCGATTCGCTGAATTTCCTGCTGGATTCCGCCGGCTTCGGCGTCACGCTGTTCGACGATGCACTAGCCTTTCTCGATGCCCTGCCCGGCCTCGGCTTTGGCTGCGTCGTCTCCGACGTGCGCATGCCCGGCCTCGACGGGATCGAGCTGCTGAGGCGGATGAAGGCGCAGCAAAGCGCGTTCCCGATCCTGATCATGACCGGTCATGGCGACGTACCGCTCGCGGTCGAGGCGATGAAGCTCGGGGCCGTCGATTTCCTGGAAAAGCCGTTTGATGACGACCGTCTCACCGCCATGATCGACTCGGCGATCCGCCAGGCCGAGCCCGCCGCCAAGAGCGAGGCCGTCGCACAGGACATCGCCGCCCGCGTCGCGTCCTTGAGTCCGCGGGAGCGCCAAGTCATGGAAGGGCTGATCGCGGGCCTGTCCAACAAGCTGATCGCCCGCGAATACGACATCAGCCCGCGCACCATCGAGGTCTACCGGGCCAATGTCATGACCAAGATGCAGGCCAACAGCCTCTCGGAACTGGTCCGGCTGGCAATGCGTGCCGGCATGCTCAACGATTGAGGCAGGTCAAGGCGTCCTCCCGGCGCCTTGCTAACCAGACAACATGATCGAGGTCAGCTCACATCGTGTGCAGCCGTTGTCCCCCGCACAACTTACCGTTTTTGTGGTCGACGATGACGCCGCCGTCCTGGGATCCCTGCGGTTCCTGCTGGAGACCGACGGGTTCGCCGTGCGCACCTTCAGGAGCGGGACGGCGCTGCTCAATGTCAGCGACGCGCCCGGGCCAGACTGCTATGTCATCGACTACAAGATGCCGGACATCAATGGCATCGAGCTGGCCGGCCGCTTGCGCAAATCCAACCGCGCTGCGCCCGTGATTCTGATCACGGGGTATCCCGATGAGAACATCTCGGCAAGGGCTGCGACGGCGGGCATCAAAGACGTGGTTTTGAAGCCACTTCTCGACGAAAACCTGATCAAGTGCATCCGCCACGCCATCCAGGAGGGCCCCCGCGCCTGACCTACGGGATTCTACGTAAGGCAACCCCCTTAAGATATCGCTCGAAATTTTCGAAGCCCGCGATACCGCGTACCAAAGCGCCATCACAACGGAGATGGCGCAGATGCTGACCCAGACGCTCACGACCCAGCCGATCAACACCCAGATCGTTGGCAAGATTGCTCCTGCCCATCCCGTCACCGACCAGTTCGGCGCAATCACCGGCCATGTCGGGCTCGTCGCCACGGA
This region includes:
- the fixL gene encoding sensor protein FixL, with the translated sequence MAPTRVIHPADDGRGEHFRIRIEGFGVGTWDLDLQTRELEWSEMAKRLFGLKPDQTVSYDLFLTLLEPGDRDHLLTAIGRASEGGGGLDLTFKIGGASANGQWIRARAGVIRDDSGAPRHLSGIFLDINEEKHLEEALRSQENHLRSILETVPDAMIVIDSRGIMQLFSSAAERLFGYSRQEAIGRNVSILMPEPDQSRHDGYIARYLRTDDPHIIGIGRIVTGKRRDGTTFPMHLSVGQTQRAGDPYFTGFVRDLTEHQQTQARLQELQSELVHVSRLTAMGEMASALAHELNQPLAAISNYMKGSRRLLAGSSDPNTPKVESALDRAAEQALRAGQIIRRLRDFVSRGESEKRVESLSKLIEEAGALGLAGAREQNVQLRFSLDPDADLVLADRVQIQQVLVNLFRNALEAMAQSPRRELVVANTRVADDMIEVEVSDTGSGFRDDVIPNLFQTFFTTKETGMGVGLSISRSIIEAHGGRMWAESNAAGGATFRFTLPANDES
- the fixJ gene encoding response regulator FixJ → MTTKGHVYVIDDDAAMRDSLNFLLDSAGFGVTLFDDALAFLDALPGLGFGCVVSDVRMPGLDGIELLRRMKAQQSAFPILIMTGHGDVPLAVEAMKLGAVDFLEKPFDDDRLTAMIDSAIRQAEPAAKSEAVAQDIAARVASLSPRERQVMEGLIAGLSNKLIAREYDISPRTIEVYRANVMTKMQANSLSELVRLAMRAGMLND
- a CDS encoding response regulator — encoded protein: MIEVSSHRVQPLSPAQLTVFVVDDDAAVLGSLRFLLETDGFAVRTFRSGTALLNVSDAPGPDCYVIDYKMPDINGIELAGRLRKSNRAAPVILITGYPDENISARAATAGIKDVVLKPLLDENLIKCIRHAIQEGPRA